The Flavobacteriales bacterium nucleotide sequence TAAATCGGTTTATGTTGCCCAATATCGATCAGGACAGCATTGCTCCTATGATGCATTTATGCGATGAATTCCCTGAGAATTGTTTTCCCATGATGGGTTTACATCCTTGTTCGGTAAACGAAGATTTTGAAGAGGTGTTAAAAGGGATGAAAAGTGATTTTTCGAAACGGAAATTTTACGGGGTTGGAGAGATTGGTATCGACTTGTATTGGGATAAAACCTTTATTGAGCAACAAAAAGAAGCGTTTAAGATGCAGTTGAACTGGGCGCTCGAACTGGAATTG carries:
- a CDS encoding TatD family hydrolase; its protein translation is MFTDTHAHLYAEEFNEDRSAMIRRALDAGVNRFMLPNIDQDSIAPMMHLCDEFPENCFPMMGLHPCSVNEDFEEVLKGMKSDFSKRKFYGVGEIGIDLYWDKTFIEQQKEAFKMQLNWALELEL